TGAGATCACAAGTGGTTGGATTATTTATTTATGTGGttggattatttatttatttatttggaagGGGCAGGGGAAGCTGCAGAAGTCAGCAGAAGAAAGGAGACGAGCTCTAAAAACAGTGAAAAAAGAGAGTTTGCTCTCTCTAGATATAAGTAGAGAGAGAGATGATCGAGTTTATGATCGAGTCTGCTAGCAAGTTAAGCTTATAAACCTTTGACTGAGTAGTCTAATGGTCGAGTTTATGTCCATAGTATTCAGAGTAGTCTAGCAAGTCAAaagtttaaattttcatttattaaaaattttcatattctcataataataataataataataataataataatgagtaaTAGTACAGCATAAATAATAACTAGACTAGTGCCTTTTCAACTGGTATCTGTACAAAGCTGAAATCAGGAATTACTTAGACCAAAGTAAGTGTGCCAATGCTCCATGGCTGTATTCCCGAGATAGGCCTTCCGTCTCCACGAGTCAAAGCTGGTACATGGACATGGCATGATGCGTCACTCTCTCCACCTCCCCCTGCCTACAACCAGCAGTGGCATAAAGCCCAAAAGCTGAAAgggagaggaaggaaaataaaaaaacaagTGACTGGGAAGTCTCATCGAGGAAGACGACTTACGTGATCCTTCGAAGAGTGGCAAAGGATTACTGCTTTCCGCTGCAATTCAGCTCTTAATTAAGGTGCCATTCATATTAATTTTAATCCTGATTTCACTTTCCGCTTGTTACTGGTAATTTAATTATTACtttctataaaaataattatataaaattattttaagaattaaaatttaaataaattatagcaAATCAAAATATTGATAATCGaatcaaattaaaatcaaattatacAAAAATTTCGATTTGATTTTGATTCATAAGTAAGTTCTGAATCTGGGTACCGCGGCAACAACATTCCTTTAAAAAGCAAAATATGAGATGCAAAGCTAGCAGTGAATAGAACTTTGAAGAATAATTGAGTTGTTTGTTTTTTTCTTTACCTCTGTAGCTGAGTCTGTTTACGAGTAGTTGATCGTTTTGCAAGACTACAAGTCATCTATTTGTGGTCACttctttttatattttgaaaaaaagaaaaagtgtctGAAATTAGGTAAAATTTGTGCTTTGAAGTTTTATCATGACCAATTATTTCCAACAGTTTTGATTGGCTGGCATGTCAATGATGATTAACCAAATCTTGATCAATTTTATCAAGTCCAATTAAGACACTAACAGAAACTTTTATAGTGTAAAGGAAGATCACCTGCATTCTCTTGATGTCTCTGTTTTTGGTTGGTATAATGCTATCATTACGAGGAAAATATTACATCATTCATTTGGAACTCTGATAAAATCAAGAaaacttaaatattttattttattttatttttttactgaAACTAGAAATTGAAGACACTCAACGCTTCATTCCTGCCTACCAATTTCACCATCCAAAATTGCATGCCTAGTTAAAACTATCTCCTTGACAAGGTTCCTGTAAGTGAAGGGTCTAACTGCTGCTCGCAAGAACAACTCTGGAGGAATTTTACTCCTACGAATCCTCTTCCTCCATCTGCCAATTCCTGCAACTTTCCATTCTTCTGGACTCACTTTTGCTCTAACACCTCTCAAGGCAGTTTCATCTTCATCTTTATTTTTTATCTTTTCCCGCGTTTCCATTGCCTTTAACTGCCTCTTATACAATTCAGTAGTTGTCTCTACGCTCCATCTAGCTAGATTCTCCATTGCTTCTGCACTACTCACTTCCTTCCTAAACTTCTCTTCCCAGTACTTCTCATCCtcttcttcatcatcttcttcttcttcattcaaacCCCCCGCTTCAGTTTCCAATTCACCATCATCCCAGCCCTCTTCCATATCCGCGACCACATCTTCTCGATCATCACCATCGCCATCATCCTCAATCCAATCAGTGAACTCATTCTCATTACTATTatgatcatcatcatcatctggtgCATCACAGCCCATCTCCATTTCCTCCAACTTAGCCTTCCACTCCTTGGTATACGGATGCAACAACAGCACCGGATGGTTCATGAGCAAGAACTCCAAACACAAAGACTTCTTCTCATCGCTCAACTTCTCATATGCATTCACCACATCATCCACGAACGCCTTCCGACTCACCTTCACAATCTTACACAAGCCTTCAAAATATGTACACATTTCCACATTCCCACCATCCTCTTCATTCCTCAGCTCACACATAAAATCTCTCTCCGTTTTTGGATCCAACAATGGCGTCAAAGCCCTGAAAAAATCCACTTGAGGCTCAAACCTACATTGATAAACTGGCCTCTTGACATAGATAATATCTGGCCTAAACCAAGCAGCACACTGTGTTATCAATTCTCTAGTTTGATTCCCTAATCTAGCCATCAAATTCCACTTATCTATCCTCTGTTTACCAGCCTCCAGAACTACTTCACTCACCAATGTCCACTGCTGCCATGGCTGTTCACTTAGTCTCCATTTTGGGTGCCTAACAAACACCCAATAATGCCTAAAGCCGACATTTTTATCCAATTTTTTCAATCTCTCTCCAAAATCAACCTCCATTTCAAATTGCTCAATCTTCTCCCATTCTTCTTGGTCTCTGACTTCGCTATACATGGTTACCCGCTCATCAGTGAAACGACCTGCTATTGGATCACCAAGAACCACTCCCCGCCAGGAGTAAGGCCCGAACTCGCCGTATTTGTACCAATCATAGGGGTGTTTGAGATTCGGGTCGTCCTTATCCATGAACCTGACCATCCGGTCGTACCCGAGACCAATTAAGTTCAGCTCCTCCTCTGAGAAGTTATCGGCGTAGTTCTTGTTCGGGTTTTTCAGCCGATAAAAGAAGGACTCCGCCAGCTTGCGAGACTTCTGCCGCGCACTGCGCTTAACTTGCCGCAGGTACTCAGGGTTCCCCTCGATTCTACCCGGGGAGGTCCCTCCGGGTTTCTTCTTGCTCCGGCCGGCGAATGCACGTATTTCTCCTCGAGAAGAGGCATTCCGGCGGGAAAGCGATACAGTAGATAGCAATCGGGGTTTAAGGGTTAGGGCTTTGGGTTGGATTGGGAAGGGAGAGAACGTAGGGTTTAGGGTTCTAGAGAAGGAAAGATCTTGAGCCATCAACATTTGTCCGAATCATAGGAGAGACAGATACTCCTTTGGTCCGCTGACACAGACTTTAACAGAGAAATGGAAATCCAAATCGCTAGACGACGTCGTTCCTTCTTGATTATTTTTTGAAATCTCACAAAAACGGCGCGTTTTCAACAGCGTCGTATCATGCTTTTGCAGTCATTATTTTTTTGCGGTCATTAGATTATTCCTCTTCGCAGCAAAGCAAGAAACTGGAAAAACCCCAGTAGACGCAAAAACGATGTCGTGTAAAAGGAGTCACACAACGGAGATAGCCTGCGTAGCGTGCGAGGAGCTGGGCGACCTTGGGGCGGGAAAGGAAGGGTGGCTGGTCGAAAACCCTAACCTTCTCTGCGCTCTAGACACTCATTCCCTTGCCCTCGCAAATCGCTCTCTCATCTTAGTTACAGGTTGGGACGATGGACCACGCCTCGAGATCCGACCCGATTTGTCTCCCATCGAGTCCGAGTCCATCACCGCTCTGGAGTGGCTGGTCTTTGACGAGATTCGAGTGATTGCTGTGGGAACTTCTTGTGGGTATTTCTCGTTATATTCTTTGGATGGCCAGTTGGTTCATAGACAGGTTAGTGAGTTTGATTATCTTTCCCTGACTTTCAGctaaaatttgatttattttatgaGAAAAATTGTTACTTTATTTCTAGTGCAGATGGTGTATCCTGGTCGGATTCTGAAAATAAGAGTCCGTGGAACTAAGAAAGATTTGACCCGTCATACATCATCCTCAGAGGAgatttctattgttattcctggTGTAATTGCTCGTTTTGATGGCTCTGATATTTAGgtatatttattatagtattaagagTTGTAATTCGAGATAATGAGAGAATTCATCTCTGTTGTTAGATCATGATTATCAATTATGCTTCACAATCAGTGCTGAACTGGTTTCTAAATGAGACATGTTTTGTCAGATATTACTCATCTCGATTAAAGTAAGCCTTCATTCCAAAGAtttctctaaatgattttggataACACATTACATCATCTCTCAGAGAACACTATCAAGCTtttctccaaaaaaaaaaaaaaatatgtctttctttttttctctctATCTCCTCTCCATCTCTTAATAGAGAAAGAGATCGCCATAGTTTTGAGCacagggcatgaaaccaaattgattgagagagattattaaaaaaaaaataaaaaaatactccTCTCCATTCAttcggcattttctttgagtttagaatcttattaaataatttagttaatcttAGTATATTTAACATTCTTTTTTCTATTGTTATAGTCTATATTTACGCTATTACATTTATTATTATAGAgaatcattaaaataaaataatttctccatctacaCTTCTTAATGCACCTAACCACCACCATCTTTCTGCAAATTAAATCATCCAtctcaaaacctttgtttacttcaAAGAAGCattttgacatttcttttcttgcTTGATGTAGAATATGCTGCAAGAATGGTTTCAAGAAACACATTCTCAGTTTTGGGATGAAAAGCCCAACAAGAGGGATTCCAAAGCTTTGGAAAATACATTCAAGAGATTACCTTACCAGTTATGGAATGTTAACAAATATGGGTTATGCGCTGATGCAGCCATCACTGGCATAATGCCGTCTCCTCTTATGGAAATTCAGGTGATAACATATGTTCATATACGTTGTGTGTGTGTAATCAACAGTAATGTTCTCTAATTTATCTTCTTCCCCTTGATGCAATAGTTGGATTTGAATTGTGAAAGCACCCTCATCTGTATTAGTGCCCTTTCTCTTTGTGCTTAGGTAAACACTGGTTTTCATTTTGTTCATTTACTGGTTCTATATCCTTAATATTCCCTTTTTCTTCTTATATGGTAATGCTTTGGTGATTTATCCATCATTTCTGGCATTTGAATTCAGCTACTTTTATTGTTGGACAGTCAAGTCAACCATACTATTGTGCAGTTACTATTGGAGAAGATGCTGTAATTTCAGCTTACAGGTGTGCACTCTAGTATATTCTGCTCTATGATACCCTGCTGATTTTGCACTATTACTCCTCCTTGGTCATAACTTCTTTGTAATGGTATCGCATTtaccaattttaatttcaatCTGTTGAAAGACTTTCGGAAAACAGAAACAAATCTCTAGTGGGAGCTATTCTGTCAAAAGTTGTGCCTGCAACATTCTCAACAATAGCTTCGTTCTCCAAAATGATATGGCGAAGTGAACAAGCATCAACCAAAAAGTTAGAAGCAAAGCCTCAGTCATTTGCTAAAGGtgaatttagtttctttatattttattcatttcagtttttttttttttggatgtaTTATGATATTCATGCTACATGTTTGAAATATAATATTGAAAACATCTGCAAACAATGTACTCATTTAAGTAAGCATTTCTTTACCACAATTTTGCTTGGTTAATATTTCATGCAATATTCAAGTTTTCAAAGAATCTGTATATTCTAAGTGATTAGGATTCCTAAGTAATTAGGTTTCCTTGTATAGTTAGATTTCCTTGTATAGATTGATTATGTAGCATAATTTTAGGGATTTAATATTATATCAATTTCTCCATGAAATAGTAAGAGAGAATACCTTcgtaacatggtatcagagcatttcGTTCCTAACAAGATTCAAGAAAAGGTTATCTCATTAGGTCATGTTAAAATCGGAGACCAATTGGGAGATATCTTCACAAAAGCTTTGAATAGAGCTCGGGTTGACTATATCTATAACAAGTTGGGTATGATTAACAAGTTGACTATATCTATATCAATCATATATTCTAAGTGATTAGGATTCCTAAATAATTAGTTTTCCTTGACAGTTAGATTTCCTTGTACATATTGATTATGTAGCATAGTTTTACTGATTTATATTCCTAGTTAGTTAGGAAACTCTTGTATAAATATTGTATCAATTTCTCAATGAAATAATAAGAGAGAATACCttcataacaaatcacaattttttattaatggaAGCTCATTTTTTCTTAATCAAGAATGGCAAACTCAATTTGGTTgactaatttttataattattgggAAAGATATTAGTTATAGCTATGTTCACCTTTCTTCTATTCGTATATGATGAAAGAAAGCTACTACGTCAGACATGTTATTTGCGTGGCTTCTACAGATGATGTAATGTATCCATCGAGCTTTCTTATTCTTATATCTTGGCTTTCTTGATTATAAATTTTTTCTCActcttttcccttttttttttattttctttgtttcaTGATGTTTGCgtatgatatagttctgatagatgagacgcgagaaggagtcaatagaaagctagagctttggaaaagtactgtagagtcaaagggctttaagttaagtagaacgaagacagaatacatgcattgcaagttcagtaaaggccgaactggtgataggaaaggagttagtttgaatggagtggtactgtcccaaagtaatcactttaaatatctcggctcagtccttcaagtagatgggggatgtgaggaggatgttagtcataggattaaagccggattatTGAAGtgtagacgtgccacgggagttttatgtgatcgtaagattcccaataagttgaagaGAAATTTTTACTGTACAGCTATATGATCGGTCATGTTATATGATAGtcagtgttgggcactgaaagagtcatatgtTTCTAAGATAAGAATTGCGGAGAtgaaaatgttaaggtggatgagtggtcatactagactagataaagttcgtaatgagaatattagagaaaaggtaggagtggtgccaattgaggataagttgagagaagggagattgaggtgatttggtaatgtgaagcgtagacatacggaagctccagttagacaagcagagcacattaggttagatgatagaaagaaaagaaggggtggaCCTAAACTGAaggagtgttgggcactgaaggagtcatatgtgtctaagataagagttgcggagatgagaatgttaaggtggatgagtggccatactagactagataaagtccgtaacgagagtattagagaaaaggtaggagttgtgctaattgaggataagttgagagaagggagattgagatggtttggtcacgtgaagcgtagatatacggaggctttagttagacaagtagagcacattaggttagatgataaaaagaaaagaagggatagacctaaattaacctggaggagagtagtacaacatgacctagaagtattacacatttccgagaatttaacccaaaatcgtttagagtagagaagGAGAATTCATATAGCAGACTTCAAATTTTTggtataaaggcttagttgagttgagttcctATATTTCGGTAATGATCTTATGCCTGTGTCTTGTATAATCAATTAACAAATGGTCAGTTGTTCTTCAGGATTatcatgagagagagagagagagagagcttgttTTCATCATGGCTCCATTTGTTTGATAGAAAATATTTTCCTCGAAACCGTTTTCTAGGAAAATGACTTCCTTCATAAAGTGGAAAGCACTTTCCAAACCTGTACAAACTTATTAAAAGGGAAGGGAAGGCACCTATAAGTCTATAACCATTAGTTTACCAACTATCATTGCTCATCCTTGACCATTACTGACCATTTAGTGGCTGCCTCCAGCCACTAGCAACAACCACAGTATACCCTTCTTTTGGTCTAATTTTTCTCATATTCAAGAATAAATGGataatatgaaatttttataGCTCTAAACATTTTCATAGTTTTATATATTGGGGAAGTATATTTTCCAATGAATGTAAGACGCCAAAAATTAATTTCCAATTGATTTTCAGTATTGCAATCTAACAAtacaaaaataagttattttcTTAGAAAATGATACCCTCATAAAAATCTTTTCTACAAAACAAATGGAGCCTTAAGTAAGTCGTACTTGTATAATTTATCATGAGCTCTTTGCTGTGTGTACTTGTGGTGTAAAATTATGTATGCTTAATGGCAGTCTCTGAAATCATTTATGTATTCTCTGTTCAAAACTTCTGTTGAATGATTTACTGTCACAATAATACGTGGCAGCTTCTCCTTTGACATGTTTAAGGGATCACCCAAGGAAAGGGGAAAAGCTCACACTATCACCGAGTGGAACATTGGCTGCAATAACAGATTCACTTGGTCGTATATTGCTCTTAGATACTCAAGCACTTGTGGTTGTGCGACTATGGAAGGTTTCCTCTCAGGActcattaaataaaaattttccagGTTGGTAAATCTCTTCTCTAACGCTAGACATCATTTCCTTCTCAGGGATATCGTGATGCTAGCTGTTTCTTCATGGAGATGCTTGTTAAAAGGGACAATGCTGGGGCTAGCTCCTCTTATTATGAACCATCAAAGAGTGATTATTGTCTCTGTCTAGCTATTCATGCACCTTGGAAAGGAATTATTGAGgtatattctctctctctctctctctctctctctctctctctccccattcTATCATTAGATGAGgtgttcttttcttatatttttccaAATTAAAGATTTCTCTTAGTGAGGAATGCAGTTTGAGATATTATCTTTGAAATAGTTTTTGTATTAAAAACATTAACCATATTTCTatatacagttaagtcaaaaatCTAAACATAAACCTAAATGAAAGCCCTATAGGAAATCTGCACTCTTTATTGCCTCCTTAGTTTTCAAATACACGCAGCCTATATGGATGCAGATCATACCCTTTCCCAGCATGGGGACCATATGGATGAAATATAATGTGCAGAGCACTGATGACTACACTTCCCATGAGATCATTTTAGATTTTATGTGTTTGTCCTTGGATTTGATGCTTCAACAATGATACAAGTCCCATAGACCTTGCCATTCATTTTTTTCCCAAATTGCTTTTTAACATTGGCTTCTAAAACCAGTCCTCATGAGACATAACCTGGCCATCTGCTGGCCACTGCTGCATGCAAGATGTTTCTGGGACTTATTTTATCAGGGATTTAGTTTTTTATTCTTATGAGGTCTAACTTGCCTCAACTGATCATCTTATTATTTAGTTCCATGTGGTAACATGATCAGTTGAGCCATGCTTATCTGttagtttatttattttgtatttcctGTTTAATACATACTTGCAGCCTCAGCCCTCACTTTCCCCacctaaaataataataataaataaataaaatccaaGTTGTTACAGCATATTCTATGCATCCAGAGTCTGGTTTGCTTGACTGTCATTCTCCTTCAAGCTGGAGAGTAGCCTTTTATTTGATAGATTATCAAATATATGCAAACTATACTTTGTGATGTTGCTTGTACTATGAATTTTCTGAGCGTGTTCAATATATGAACCTGCATATGTTTGTATTCATCGATCAATACATGCAGGTCTGGCAGATGAGAACTGGACCACGTCTTTTAACAATTCAGTGTGCCAGGGGTAGTAAGTTACTTCAGCCTACTTACAGGTTTGGATCATCGTTAGACTCTCCATATGTTCCTCTGGAATTGTTCTTGTTGAACGGAGACTCTGGTCAATTGTCAGTTTTAAACCGGTCTCTTCATTGAATCTCTATAAGACCATTCTTCGATCTTAATGTTCATTCTTTCACGTCTTTAGACATATATATACACATTTTTGCTATATAATATAGTGGATGCCTAGATGGTGTATAAATGGAAGGTGGGTTTAGAATGAATACCGCATTTAGTGATCAGAACCTTTTCTGTTTTCCCATGTTCTGGTTGGGAGAAAAACAAAAACGTGCCTTGTCAGACATCTAAGAgcaatttctttcttattcaGAGAAATGAAAAGGTAACCGCAATGACAAAATTTGATATGTGAATTTGATATGTGAAGCACTCTGGAAAATTACTGGAACTAATAGTCCTCAAAATGAGCTGCTTCGAGTGGGAAATCCATTGAAGAATTGTTTGCCTAAACATCAATGTTCTTCCTTGGTCGCTTGCTGAAACAAATCACAATGTGTTAGCTACGAAATTTCCTCGTCTgaacaagaaaatgaaattgggAAATTTGGGTTGGCAGCCATTCCAAGTTCTAACCATGGTTCAGTTCCTCATGCATGTCGAAGCTGCAAGGATTGAGTTAGTCAAGGGGAGAATTATGCCAAATTTTGAAAACTAGATCAATGTCTATGTTTATTtcgtaaatataattttaaatttttttttatcaattttaaaatatataattataaaattttataattaaatgaaatacttaaaaattttaaaaagcatTAAAAACGATATTTAtagaattttaataattaaaataaacattaattaatatatttaatattttcatctggtaaaattatttttatattaataaaatcttttatgattataaaaattaataataagctATGACTTCGATAATCTTGTCTTAATTCAAAttaattctatttttcttatttctttaattttgatATTTCCTAATTCAttgttacatatatatatataataagaatAATAGAATTAATTtgaattaattcaattttatttaataattcctctaaaattaatttattaaaatatgattCCACTAATAGTAATAAAGATTTATTTATCAATCttataaaacaaattaaaaacttgtgaattcattatatatatatatatatatatatatatatatatatatatatatatatatatatatatatatatatatatatatatatatattatgagacATATGAACATTAAAGAAATAATTATATTACTAACCGGTGTTTGGTATGAGTTGCTAACATTCTTATATCTTAAGTGAAATTGAGTGTTAATTTTCATGGATTAAAAAAATATCTTTATTAATTGAATAATTGATATTCATTTAATTGGAGATGGTAATTTCAGCCTCTCATATGAGATTTACATGCTAATATAAAtctcccattttcttttcttttttggaaGATAGAAAAGGGGATTCCTACTATATTTGGCCCTAATTTCATTCCATTTTAGGAAAAggtatatttataataataaataaaattataaaaaattaaaaaaaaaattcagccttACCTAAAATgattccaataaaaataaaagaacaatTTAAGTGATTGTTGgagttatttttataattaatattcataattatgaaaattaaatttatattttttttatttttaaatattattattttttaattaaaaaaaaaagccagCAAAAAATTTGCCAACAAAGCTGGCTCCTTTTTATCCAATTTTGAACTTCTCCCCCCATTTTCTTTCTCACTGGCCTTTTTTAACCCATCAATGACGacaatcttcttcttctttttttttttttttttttttttcttatcagGAATGGTAACTGTCATTCAAGAAAAAGAGATTACAAACTATCCTCATCCAACAGAAAGGATaactttagaaaaaaaaaaaaaaaaaaaaaaagaaaacagagGATAACTGATCAGAGGATTTGTGCTCCACCCTGGTACAAGATTTCCAATTCTAACACAGTTTGCACATTTATGAGCTGATCAAGGAGAATGACAAATTTTAATCAAAGGATAGCTACATAAATAGCTCTTGATATCATGAATGACAACAATCTTCATTGTTATCACCCACAGCTGCCACATTTAGCTTTCTCTTTCACTCCAAATTAAAGGTAGCTCTCCTACAGATCCAACAGAAACCAACTATACAACAATCATTCATGACTGccactctcttctctctcttcctCCTCTCCTTCCTCCTCCACCCGCTTCCCTCCACAGCCAACATTCATAAGGCCAACAGCCTCCTCAAATCAAACTTCCTTACTGAACCCTCCTCCACTCTTCCTTCCAAACCCCACAATGAGACCCCACCAACTGTTTTCTTTGAAGTAACTAAACCTATCAATGTTCCCAAGGTTAAATCTTGTGCTTACACTGTTCTCCAGCATGATTTTGGCTCTACCTATGGCAAATCTCCAGTTCTTGCAAACTACACCCCTCCCTCTCATTGCCCATCTCATCACTTCTCCAAAATTGTCCTTGAATGGAATGCAACTTGTAAAGGAAGGCAATTTGATCGCATTTTTGGGGTTTGGTTAGGCGGTGTAGAGCTTCTCAGAAGCTGCACTGCGGAGCCAAGAGCAACTGGAATTTTTTGGTCTGTGCAGAAGGACATAACAAGGTACTATTCGTTGCTTGTTAAGAATGAGACTCAAGAACTTGCTGTTTATATTGGTAATATTGTTGATAGTACCTATACTGGGGTTTACCATGTGAATATAACTCTTCATTTTTATCCTGCTGAAGAGAGAGTGAGATATAATGGGGATGGCTTAAATAATATGAAAGGTGCACATGTTTCTAAGCCTGATTTGATCTTACCCTTTTCGAGAAATCTGCCATTAAATGATGGGTTGTGGTTTGAAATTGAGAATTCGACTGCTACGCAATCTAAGGAATTTGAGATTCCTCAAAATGTGTACAGAGCTGTACTAGAGGTTTATGTTTCTTTTCATGAGAATGATGAATTTTGGTATTCAAATTATCCCAACGAGTATATCATTGCGAATAATCTTACCGGTAGCCCTGGAAATGGTCCTTTTAGGGAGGTTGTGGTTAGTCTTGATGGAGAGATTGTTGGTGCAATATGGCCTTTTACTGTAATTTATACGGGTGGGATCAATCCTCTCCTGTGGAGACCCATTACTGGCATCGGTTCATTCAATCTCCCTTCTTATGATATTGAAATAACACCACTTTTAGGGAGTTTACTGGATGGAAAGACCCATGAGTTAGGTTTTAGCGTCACCAATGCTTTGAATGTTTGGTACATTGATGCAAATTTGCATCTTTGGTTGGACCACAAGAGCACAAAAATTAA
The Hevea brasiliensis isolate MT/VB/25A 57/8 chromosome 15, ASM3005281v1, whole genome shotgun sequence genome window above contains:
- the LOC110670306 gene encoding peptide-N4-(N-acetyl-beta-glucosaminyl)asparagine amidase A-like, whose protein sequence is MTATLFSLFLLSFLLHPLPSTANIHKANSLLKSNFLTEPSSTLPSKPHNETPPTVFFEVTKPINVPKVKSCAYTVLQHDFGSTYGKSPVLANYTPPSHCPSHHFSKIVLEWNATCKGRQFDRIFGVWLGGVELLRSCTAEPRATGIFWSVQKDITRYYSLLVKNETQELAVYIGNIVDSTYTGVYHVNITLHFYPAEERVRYNGDGLNNMKGAHVSKPDLILPFSRNLPLNDGLWFEIENSTATQSKEFEIPQNVYRAVLEVYVSFHENDEFWYSNYPNEYIIANNLTGSPGNGPFREVVVSLDGEIVGAIWPFTVIYTGGINPLLWRPITGIGSFNLPSYDIEITPLLGSLLDGKTHELGFSVTNALNVWYIDANLHLWLDHKSTKIKGKVSTHGSKPLVFSSVSNFNDLDGTFLSTAGRFISSKGWVKTSFGKISCRFSQHLSYNNSMEMGEDGNLQVMNQKINFNDTVSFRNLNSSVHLFRSVKDFSFDLYSNFSDQGNGNSFYESNLKLGFNEKKLKDAGFGFGTSSLKNLQSGQGFIVVKNNLVVSGLGSTQQAYKYDDGKFCYFRNVSSSNYTIISDLVRNKCNKNEQSHLGFGLSRRWQFPTRRGALASELLNNNVV
- the LOC110670348 gene encoding uncharacterized protein LOC110670348 — encoded protein: MLMAQDLSFSRTLNPTFSPFPIQPKALTLKPRLLSTVSLSRRNASSRGEIRAFAGRSKKKPGGTSPGRIEGNPEYLRQVKRSARQKSRKLAESFFYRLKNPNKNYADNFSEEELNLIGLGYDRMVRFMDKDDPNLKHPYDWYKYGEFGPYSWRGVVLGDPIAGRFTDERVTMYSEVRDQEEWEKIEQFEMEVDFGERLKKLDKNVGFRHYWVFVRHPKWRLSEQPWQQWTLVSEVVLEAGKQRIDKWNLMARLGNQTRELITQCAAWFRPDIIYVKRPVYQCRFEPQVDFFRALTPLLDPKTERDFMCELRNEEDGGNVEMCTYFEGLCKIVKVSRKAFVDDVVNAYEKLSDEKKSLCLEFLLMNHPVLLLHPYTKEWKAKLEEMEMGCDAPDDDDDHNSNENEFTDWIEDDGDGDDREDVVADMEEGWDDGELETEAGGLNEEEEDDEEEDEKYWEEKFRKEVSSAEAMENLARWSVETTTELYKRQLKAMETREKIKNKDEDETALRGVRAKVSPEEWKVAGIGRWRKRIRRSKIPPELFLRAAVRPFTYRNLVKEIVLTRHAILDGEIGRQE